The Hippoglossus stenolepis isolate QCI-W04-F060 chromosome 3, HSTE1.2, whole genome shotgun sequence genomic sequence CGCAACACAAAGTTCGAGTAACTGTGGTCACATATGTAATAACAGAAAAATGAGTAGTGACTGTGCAGTTTTCCAGTAAATGCAAAGCAAGTAGAGATaatatcatttgttttgttgtgggtACAAAGTACTATATAACATATTTGACTCACTTTAAAATCAAGGAATATTCTGATATTTagaattattcatattatttcttttaaagatgGTTACTTTCACTTTGTGGGTTATTTAATGCAGCGGTTTCTTTTTAGGCATCCCAACATTTTTGGGTTGTGTaccattaaaacaaacccatatttatatatatatgtaaccttttacagttttaacatgtttattatatatttttatattagcATTACTATTAAaagtatttcatatttaatttattaacaaATTACAGATTTTCTGCACAGAAGGTTTTACttcaattagtttttttaaatcagactgtccaataacacaaaaaaatagaCATGTccataaaaacataattctaagtttatgtgtgtgtgtgtgtgtgtgtgtgtgtgtgtgtgtgtgtgtgtgtgtgtgtgtgtgtgtgtgtgtgtgtgtgtgtgtgtgcctttacTAAAGCCACCACCATACTTTCCAGGTGAcaccatgtctgtgtgtttgatggtATGATCAGACTCGTGCTCTGTCTGGAACAGCATTTACCAGAAGCAGGATTCACTCACACAGAGTTCCTTTGAGGGACAACTATTAAACATAGAAGTCTGTGTAAGCTTGTTCCCAGTGATGACCGGCCGCAGTGGATGAAGTCATGATGGATGGaagctgaaagaaaacagtTCCCTGTTTCCATGTTGCTGCTGAGAGCCTATAAACACAAGAGAAGAcgtgcagctgctgcatccAGCTATTTTAAAGGCTGAGGTTAGATGATCAAattcaaaagcatttttttgtttgttgaaattCTCTTATACCCCAATGgcaatgaacaaataaaaagctgTGTTTGCAGAACCTTGCAACCGCTGCTCCATCCCTTGATTGCTGCcttggctccaaatgcacaagatggcagtgttcatattccagcttcatttctggatagtggaaggaagtggagtcttccatctttgtatacagtccaTGGTCACTGCACTCGTTGTGTGTGGCCCGCACTCTAAAATGCCGCTGCCAACAATACTAACGTTGGTTGTTGACGTTCATtatgatgaataataattattctcTCAATCAAGTTAAAATTTGAATTGAGTGCTGCAGATGTAATATGTTGATGTGTTAGTTGACAATGTCATTTCGTCCTATAAAGTTGGTATTAGCTCTACTTTTCACCACTTTGGAAACAGTACCAGTATTataaaggaaaacacatttgtaataAGGTACCCAGTCTGTATTAGTGAGCGCTCACCTGTGTCTCTTAAACAGTTGGGAAGATGTAGGTTTTCAGGAATTGCCAGCTGGCTGGTGTTGACACTGTAGAGCCAGATGGCACATGTGAACACCTGAGAGGTTGCCCGGCGGCTCGCAGTGGAATGAGCCTCTGACTGAACATGTGCTTTTGTGCTTTAGAAATTGTCCTTAATCATGGATGGATGACCTTGATCATTCATTACCTACATTACAGACTCACTGATTTGCTAAAATGATCTAATTGTAGTGGAGAAACAAACTTAAAAAGGACATGGGAAAAGGCgacaaaaacaagtttcatGTCAAGAAAAGCAGCTCCAATTGTTGATTGTTTATTATAGATGATTGGTTCTGTTCTGGTCTCAGATTTCAGATATCAGTAGTAGTATAGAGTTCAATTTCCATAAAATCTGGTTCAAAGAAAGATACTCATTCCAATTAGTTTAAAAGTTATTCACCGTTAAAGGGTTTTATATTTGCagccattaaaaaacaaatctatgaCTGGTGGAATCATTAAACCTCTGGTCATTCCTATCCTCTGAACAAAACCCTGTCTCGGAAACCACCAGTCAAAACGGTTTGGTATGAGGCTCCCTGcagtgtcacagcagcaacacagagaTCAGCAGAGATCCACTCACGTATCACATCTCATACCCACAGAAACTCACGGTTCATATACAACACCATCTACGCAGGTTTGGAAGTTCAGTGGATTCTTTgaaatctctcttttctttgtatccacctatttcagaggtctgcaCCCTTACTATTTCCAGATGGTTCTCAGTTGCTTTCCATTTCTTTGTATAGAAGCAGTTTGTAAATTTGAGCTCCATATAAAATTTGTTATGAGGGTAGAAATCTAATAGTCTGTGACCTGGGCTAGCAGAgacttattttgaaaggttttattAAAGCTACACCATCAATATTCTTCACATTaacaattaaatataatatgaaaGGTTATTTGTAGAGATGAACGCAGTGGAACATCATCAAACTTTGGAGTTCGCCTTAGCTCTATTTACTTTTCTAACGTCATTcagcttgttgttttggttttataagGAACTTCATTGTTTTAGTTCACTCTTATCTCCATCATCAACCTTGTTTCCAGTAAAAACGCTCTGATAAACCCTCTGTAAACTAACTCAGCACCAAACAGCTGGTTAAAATTCTAGAGCATTTGGCAGCTAAAGTTCCAGATCCTCACCTGAGGGGTAGAGACCAAATTAGAGTTAAACAGAGTTAATTCGTTAGTTCAAGAGTTAGTTCTTGTTTTGCCAGGAACAAGACTCCATGTTAATGCTGATTTTGCTCTATACCTGCTCAGGCTGCTTAGGTTTGCTGTATCAACGTCACCCATTTGTCTTATTGCGTTTTATGTGATGATGTGTAAGTGTTGTGTTCTCAGCTTGCTACGCTGCCCACAAGTGGTGGGAGGATAAATTTTTGTCTCACAGCTGGTgtttgaaccatagactgtatatagaccgtatatcaagatggacgacgattgacgtgtactttgactttttagtttggtagtcgtccatctttagtcTATGGTTTGAGAAAACTTTGTCGAGCTAACGTTTACTTAAATTTTCTGGCAACATGTAACAAAGTTTACGAGTCGCCCCCATTgaggtttgttttcttgatttgaAAAGTGTTGTCTGAGATAATAGATAAATATAGttagagaggacctgctcctaaagtaaatataaagtatttcaatataaagggcccattctagggcaacaataattcatacaatttagatgaaacacactagcgaaaaacatcactaggattattctatatttaatttatgtatatagatccctttcacctaaatcttacacactgaaccttttacaAGTTATACTAAGTAAAAGTGAAATTAAGCGTATTAGGATTATGGATAAAGTATGAGGTTTAAGGTTAGCGACTCTGAAGCATTGGTATTTGCTGAGATCACGATTGATTCAGGTCTGACTGGCAGgccataaaacaaaaccaatggACAGGATGACGAACCAACTGGGAAATAATACACACGGAGGTTTGGACCTCCCAGCTGTGTGAAGAGTCTGTTGCTGGCAGGACAAATTTAAATACATCGCAGACTGGTATGGTAAGTCTGGTTTTGGCTACATGACTGAGGAAGCCGTTAGTTTCATTTACAGGCCTGTTTACAAGCAAGACTCAGACCTCAAGCCCtcttattacacacacacacacagaaacacacagaaacacagatgccGATTCAGCTGGCTTGCATTTCCTGTACAGTCTGAGGAGAGTTACTTCTGGTCATCAATATGCAGTGGGGTTAAAACTAATACATCgagttgtttttgtctttttattttacttatggCAGTAATTAATTTTTGAACCTGATTTCACAAAAGGTCAAGAACATAAACTCACAGAAATCCACCTCAGAAATATGGCAGGGAACATAATCTTCGCAAATTCTTCCATTGTCGAGAAATGTAGCTTCGGCCAAGATTATAGacactgaacacattttcattcaaattgCCAAATCTAGTCTTTGTTCTCacatcaatatttttttcaacaagCGTGATAACTAAAATAACAGAGATACCGAGGATTTTGTCTGTTAGTAAACCTCCTGTCATAACATTGAAACGGTCTGATTATGACACaatttcctgaaattttcccAGAGGCTCTGCACTGTACACGACATTGTGTTGATAATGCAACACAGCTCCGAGCACAGTGAGTAGCTGTGGTTTTTCCTTTCCCTGTGACACTTGCATTAGCTTGCTCACAAAATATGAAGAGAGGCAGGGGTGGGACGGAGGGGGGGTAGTTGTCTGTTAGAGTGGTTACAGACGGGAGATGTGGAGTATAGGGTCCAGGCTGAATATTGTGATCTATGCGCGTTGCGTGTGAGAGGAGAGTTCGGCCACTTATGGAGCCTATATCACACATTCCATATTTAACTGAGTACCAGCGCAGAGGCTCATATGTGAAACACATGCAGCTGACATACACACTCTTCTGTACCCCAGCAGTATGACATACAGTCTCAAGCCACATGTTGGGAAATAATCCATTTTTAGTCTCCAAATTACTATATGCAGTAAAACAATATGCAGCATATTACCTATATCTAAGCATCTGTTGAAACAGAAGGATGATGTGAGTCCAGGTCAAGGCCCTAGGGCTTTACTGAGTTCTTTTTAAACTCAGTCAATTGAGTGTTTGATAAATCCCTCCCCTGAGCAGTGATTGTCCAATCGCCACATATTAACAACTGCAACGAGACGTAGCAGATCCGGCTTTGGATTTCATGTTGAGGGGTTGTGCATGAACCTGTGGTTACAGAGATACTTAATGTGAGCTATGAACTTTCTTTCTGCTCACTACCTACACAGTGTTGTATATTGTAGGTATGTAAGACCCATTTTAACAAggtacctccaccaaggaggttatgtttttgtttgttagtttgtagTATAATGCCAAAGGTAGTcaactgatttctatgaaataaaatgtttatttttatgaaatttGGGGAGATTTCTcagggaacaattcatggatcttgatgaaaatgacATGTTTAGGGCACTGACAACGTGTACATTTTGGTACTGATACAAgcaaaaatccagatctagtgaatttgaatatcagacagaaacataaaaatgtcaGCTTGCCTCCTTCTGTCAGCAGCTGAAACCAAGAACCCATTGTTTGAAAAATTACTGGGATCTTTGAAAGGTAAAAATGCCGCCGTTATCACAGTAAATTACATGTTTAGTGAAAGAAAATTTCACAGGCGTGGCAACAGTCAACTACTGTGAGTCAACAGTAAACTCAATCCCAGTGAAAGTGATGcagatgaaaagaaacacacaaaacaaataacgCGTCACATTTTTGTGAGTCAGCAGTGCATGAGCTGAATCCTGTCTGAGCTGGAAGGTGTTTGAATCAGTTTCATCATAGATGATTTGAAAATGTCCAGGTggcttctgtctgcagcttAACAATATACTCACCTCTGAAAGAACTTTTCAACTAATAGCATGTTTGTACAATTTCTTGCTGAGATGCGTCTCAGACTCATCAGCCGCCTTTGGCATCCATAATACATGCTGACAGTATTTAATTACATTGATATGGTAAAGTATGAAAAGGTGAATAGTAATTATAATGATGGACAGAAACTCGTTTTGCCAGCGTATAATGACAGAGATCTTTCACATTTGacttcacagacaaacaaaagtcCTTCCAGCTACCTGTTGTGGTGGCATGCACATTCTTGGTGAGGATCTGGAGGTGTAgccaacatcaacaacacagCAACTGAACACAAAGTCTGCACAGTTCATCTTTGGCAGATTAAACAAGcagaatctgtttgttttcccttcatTGGCTGAACGTTTGTACAAGTGTCTGTCATGTTCCCATAAACATCCTGCAATGTTTGAAGGAATAACAAAGTTGTTGTATATGTTTAATACAGctataacacatttttttaaatcaaaaagtgatttatgagaaaataattgtaaataatttatagaaaagtttgaaaatgaacagGGTAGGGACAATAAGAATTCTGTAGAAATTTGGTTTAATGAAAGACTGCTAGTGTTTTCCAAGGAGGGTTCGCCAAAGCTGCAGGATTCGGAGTCGACTTTGGCGAGGAGGAAGTGGGCGCAGCCTGCAGAACACATGTATGTATACACGCTGCAGGAGGCTGTGTCATCTTGTTGCTGCGGTGAAACAGATTAGAAAGTTGTAAATGTTGAGGAGATTATTAGTAAATCCTGTAGCTGTGCTTCCTCTGGGAACACTTCTAGCTGAAGCTCATGCACATCTCCTTCAAACTAAACAGCTCAATCAACCATATCACTGTGCAGATGACAGAACATGCCGTTCTTGGAAAGTCCTCAGCTTATTATACACATCAAGTGTATAACGCAGGTTTTCTGCCGTATAAATATCTCTTCTTGAATCAACAGGTTGAATTCAGCCCTGAAATCCAGAGCACTGACATTCACACATCTCTGTCCAGACCCTGTGGATCAGCAGCAGGCTGAGCAGTTACATTCCACAGAACATGTGACTCAGTGTGAATCCAAACCACACTGTTTTATACTCAAAGCTTAGTTACTGAAGCTCTgatgaataaaaaggaaaaatataataTGTCTAATTCTGTTGTTCCTGGGATGACTGAGTATCTAAGTAGAGCCATGAGCGATGGCCTGTGACAAGCTGTGTCCCAACTGAGAGGCCCCAAGTCATATGAGGCCTTGGAGACTATTTCATCAGCCGATATTCAAACCATGACAATCGACTCAAATCAATTCCTTATACTGCTGTGTTTCATTTATTGGTGACTatgttgtttgacattttggttgCATGAGTGTCCTGACTATCAGCTCTGATGTCAAGTTCAACTCGTTGCCAAATTTCCCTGACCTGGCATATTATGATGTTTTCACCATGTGTTGGACTGAGTGGTTTAGTAAATTAGCATTAAAAAGTCCTACAAATGTCATAAAAGCTCTATATTAgtattagtaataataaaagaataataataataacaataaatagaaaaaaattacCGACAGGAAAGGTCAATCTAAACAGGTACGTTTTTTAATTGTGTCTCAAAAGaagcattacattacattacatcagCATTGTGCACTTTTGGATTTCTGTGTATTCCTCCAGTCAATGTTGTACATATATGGAACGCctacacaaattaaacaaaacatttaagtCCGCATGTTTTTCAATGAATTTAAACCAATAAACTTCAAACACAATAACAGCGAGGCTAACatacagaaatgtatttgcCCAAATGTCCCGTACCTCTCCACTGGAGTGAATGAATGAGAAGGAGAGGGGTGAAGCGGGAGTCACACCCTTATAACGAGTGGACGTAGGGGTACAATGTTCCACATATTGTCTATGGAGGCATATACATGtgttattttaacaataaatattatAGAGGCATATTGGACACTGTTACATATTAATGCAGTATAATTGGTATTTTTATGATACAATTTGAACAGGCACTGCACCAATTCCACAAGAGATcgatcaaaataataaaactaataataataaaactaataattatGTGACACAGACCCGCACTGCGCTGCTGACAGGCCTCCCCTGTTCTTTAGGTGTTACACTTTATTTGTCGGCCACCTCTGGAGAAACAGCACTGCAGCCACAGACTGAGCCTGTCACAGCCATTTGTGGCAGACCACCTCATTCAGAGAATTGCTTTAAGTTGCAGTTAATGTAATTCAAAAGGTTTTAAATGTCTTGGtctgatttttttctgttgacaTTACATTCTGGACATGACATGTGCAACATCGATGTTAATGAGCAGTTTTTTTCCAATGATGTCAtcctgtgtaaaaaaaactttttacagAGAAGTTAGGTTGCTGCAGGATCTGAGTCATTGAACAGTGTCGTTGCAGCCTCCCCTAAATGGTAGCATAGAAGATGAGGGAGAAACAGCAACACGTATCGGttacatattcatgtttttgtctttctctctctgtcctctttgtTGAAGtatcttttcttgttttagttAAGACCAGTTATTTGACGCAGCTGAGCTCAGTTTTCCAAACCAAGCAGTGAATAGGAGGCAGTAGAaaagtggaaagagaaagaacatgAGCCCCACATACGTACACGTGTGTTTGAGACTTTTCCCAACATGTGTTCACCTCATtatctttctgctgctgctcactctGCAGGAATGCAGGCCAGCAAACACATGTCCATCACCTAAAccccagtgacacacacacacacacgcacacacgcaaacacacatttacactgtgttaaTCAGAGTCCTACACAGCCCCACTTCCTGAAGGATCCTTCACCCACCCCCATCCCTCAGCTGGACCTCAGTAATCAGTTTACTGATGCTGGAGAAAAAAACCTCCTGGACATTTCACTGATACAGGAAAGATGCCATGGAGTCGTCAGAGAAATGATGctaatgaaaaacacatgacTGGATCTGTGTGCAGTCATCTAAACAACAGCCAGTGGGTGGGAGACAAATGAGAGATGCAATTACAGCTGTGGTTTCCTCAAAAGAGGTCCAGTGTTCCCAGTATTTCTCACAGGATCCTGACATGTTTGTGCATACATACAAATATGCAAACAAACCTGCATGCAcccttattttttttctcttttggagGCAAACCCTCACATGCTCGTGCTCTGCTGTGAGAGCACAGAATAACAAACCGTGACACAGAGTGGACACATGAAAGAGTCTGCGGGCTTCCAGAAGGAGTTAAGATTAAGTCTTTCTGGCCCTGAGCCgagcagagggggagaaagaaacaCTGTGACCTTCAGAGGCAACAAACCCAACAGGCTGCCTTGTCCAccaaatgagagagagagggagggtagGGTTAGTaacggagagaaacagaggaagagggagagagggagggagagagagagaggagtaggacaagagtgagagaggcagagagacgaAAAGACACAAAACTTGTGACTTTACGAAGCAGGGCAGGTACCAGAGGCAGGTAAGAAACTTTATTAGTtgtttttgatgaaaaacagacaataaaatgAGAATctagagtgtgtttgtgtgggaaacaaaaagaagcagaaagagcaatgtgtgtgtgtgggtgtttttggACTAAGGTAGAATCCTGGCACCATACAAAGTGGTACTCTGTcctcagaggagctgctgcacactagGATTCTTAAATTTTTCTCCACTGCACGTTTCCCATCAGTGAGTgaggagagctgctgctgctgctgctgctgctgctgctgcagggagatTGAAATATGAAGAGACAGACGATTCTGGTTATAAAAAATGTTGCTGACTTTGGCTTCTGCAGAAGGATCTTAATTTTTGCAGCTCATCATCAGATGAATCTTCAGGGTTTTACAGACATTTATTaaagtgatttatttctttttgccAAATTCAATTTGACTTAATCCGCTGTGAAGTTGTTATTTAAACCATTTTGTGGTTACAAATCACGATGGATCATCTTACCTGGATGGGTgttgaccaaaaaaaaaaagaatgaaaaggagTACCCAGGAATACATGCTTTTTTTACAAACCACAGGTACACACtgatttactgtattttcagtGGGTTGAATATTGAAAAAATATCCCTCAGTGCAGTGTGCATGAGTCTAGTTTAAACTGGCTGATGATGAGGACAAAGAAGCAGTGATGACAGTTTACAGTCAGGCAGGAGACCAGACGCCCGCAGGAGCCTGACGGTGCagagctctgtgttttcttttccaacacTCTCAAGTTCGTTTGGATTATAATCATTATATTTCTGTTAATTCACCATTTTTGTCAGAGCACCTTATAACCCTCTCACTGCACACCCAGATGTAGAGCCAGTCTACAGCTGCACGGCCTGCACCACTGCCACACCCACATGAGGAAATGTTTTGGCACCAGAAGTATCTTCTGGTGAGGATGTTTCCAATAGGAggagacatactgtacatctatCACTGGTGCATTGCAGAACTGACACATAAAATACACTGCATCACTGTTGTTTATGTAGAACAAACTGTAATTGTTGACAGAACAATTGAGTCACACGTCTAAGCTCCGTGGTGCATGACGTTACTCTTATTAAGTCTTTTATGAAACACTGGTAATTATCTTTGGTTTAAGGAATGACTCAGGCAATTCTGCAAGAATTGGAAGAAACTGGAAGGAGCTTATCGACAAAGAGCTTTGTTTCTCTGGCTACTTCTCAAGAGGAATAATATTCATCTCCTGATAGAAAGGAACATAAAGAACAGTTGCGATATGGACAGAATACAtcagtgataataataacatatttgACAGCACTTTAAAAGggcttgtaaaaaaaactagCAGTCATTCAACACAAATCTGTAACTCTGATATTTTTGGTCTTTGATGTAAAGAAGCtgcaatgaaaataattgtaatgacaagaaattaaatgtaatttaaatctCAAGGCAATTTTGAACTATGGTCAAAAATATGTGACATTTCCATTTAAGATCATCTAAAGTCTAATCTAAATTAATCCGCAGACGAGGTTCAAAATGAATTGTTGAACTTggacacagcagctgaaaaaacaaTTCCACCATAGGGTCCATTGAGTAGCTGCATCAGGAGACGGTCCAGGTCTCATGGAAACTGAGTATTGGAACTAAAGATGTTAAAATATAGTTATAATGGTTTCATAACAACTGGACAAAACTAATGCTAATGAAGATTATGTGCTCTGACTAAAGCAACAGAGGCTGGTCAGTTTGCCATGGTGTGTGAGCCAAAGTGACACCAGACCTCCAGAGATTTAGTCCAAGAATCTCAGAAATCTCAGGAATCAAGAGCAGTTTTCCCACTGATATGTCGATTTACTTATTGGGGTCACAAATAATCGACCAGTGAGGCGGCCGTCTCTGTCTGTAAGTCTTTAGTTGTCTGCTGGACTGCTGGGAGGAGAGAGCTGGTTCTGGTTTTGAGCGAGGGGCTGGGAGGTTCTAAGTGGCTGAGAGGGAAAAGGAAGGGCAGTGCCAGGGATCACCGTCAGAGAAAAATTCAGATATGTTTTTCCAGGCGGGACAGTTTCTGGCTCGAAGCTTCATTCCTGCCCCATGATTCATGTGCGATGTTTATCAAACTGGCCAGACGCTGTTTTTACATGGAGCAAAGTGATTGGAAACTACTACAGCCTTTGTTCCTCCACACGACATCTACTGTGCCTCAAGCATTATGCATTTTGACAGCTGTGTGGTGCCTGTTTACAATTGGTTTGTGCTCACGAggtacaaagaaacaaacacactgattcaTTTTGGATGATACAAAAAGTCTGGGATTGAGAGATGGCAGCAGCACAGGAGCTGAAAGGAAAATCAAAAGAATGTATCTGGTATTTATATGGTAGAGTCTTGATATAATAAGGCAAACatctggagctgtgtgtgtgtgtgtgtgtgtgtgtgtgtgtgtgtgtgtgtgtgtgtgtgtgtgtgtgtgtgtgtgtgtgtgtgtgtgtgtctgtgtgtctgtgtgtgtctgtgtgtgtctgtgtgtgtctgtgtgtgcataatAACCTCCTATCTTCTCTCCTGGGGAAAGTTTGAACTCTTTTGATGTTTTGGATGAGTTTTGTAACACCAATGTCCTCATTACTGCAAAGTAAAAACTGCTAAACTCCCTATTTCCACAACTCTGAAACACTAACTCAGAATGACAACATATTCCTGGTTAAAAATAACATGTGCCCGTGTATATACGATTGCAAACCTATAATAAAGGGTAATGTGTTCAGATAAATATCCATGTCTTGTTGGGATTTGCTCCAGCCTCTCCTGAGTCAAAGAGCTTGGACCTTCCAGACCTGCAGTCTTCCCCTGCGCAGCTCTCCCTCTGGACAAGTGCTGACAATAGAGCCTTTATCCCCAAACTTTTCCTCCACTGCCTCATAAGTACTAATTTCCTGTATCAGTCTCTGCCCCTCCTACACTGCCTTAAACAAATCACTCTACCCAAGACTTTCCCTCTAACACTACATCTTGCTCAAATTACCAAACCACAAACCAAATATCTGAGactgtatttattcatcattatcTCTTCACTCACGTTAGTTGTATTACTATTGTATCATTTGTCCTTTAAATTACTTACCAGACTAATTTCTTAGGCTACAAATCTTAAGTAACTTCAGCCCAACAATACACTAAGGTCATTGATAGAAATAATTTCTCTATTCTTTTGTAAGAGCAGCATCAGGCAGCAGTAtttgatgttaaaataaaagtgcagATGGGTCAACACATTGATTTACAAACCTGCAATCAATATTTTCATGGTTCAAATGCCAAACACAcctgctttttgtttgtcttgatACTACAGTTTCAGCCAGTTCAGCCCTGAAAAGTCTTTAGCTCAACACAAATTGAACGAAAACCAACAGCGTTGGGGAATATTTTTAGCAGCAAATCCAAAAAATATTTCCCGGCCCTTTCCCAGAATAGGAACcatcaaaatacaaacagctgTATACTGAAGTTGTCAGTGTGAACTGAAAAGAGTCATTCGTCTTGGTCTGCACTGAGCCTCTAAATGCCTCCTAATCAAATGTACACATTAGTCTGTACTGTATACGAGCTCccacacagagcgagagaccGAAAAACGACCAATGTGTTTGAGTTGTTAAACAGTATTGGTTAACCCGCAGATCCAAAATGACAGGCTGTGTGTCGTGACTTAACCCATGGAGCAGTTCATACATTCTGACATGAACTACCTCTGTTTTGTGCTCTGTTGTAGGACGATGAAGGCCGGCGCGGGActcttctctgcattggctctgTTCCTCCTAATGGGGGCAGTGTTCACCCAGAGACCTCGGCAAAGGAAGCCCACCAGGCGCCCAGCCACCAGCAGGAAGCCTTCGGTCCTCAAGCCTGCTGTACCGGCAGAGCCAGAGCCCCAGGAGCCCACAGACTTCCCCCCACCTATCCTGGGCCCACCCTCCATTTATCCTGACTGTCCCCGAGAGTGTTTATGCTCCCCAAGCTACCCAAATTCTCTCAACTGTGAGAACCGGAACATCCGCGTGATCCCTCTCATCCCATCCAGATCCCACTACTTGTATTTGCAGAATAACTACATCTCGGAGGTGACGGCAGAGTCATTCGTCAACGCCACAGAGGTCCGCTGGGTCAACTTGGCAAACAATCGCATTCATCGCATAGACAAACAGGTCAAGAGAGTTTTCTCGATTCATATTTAGGATTTCAAAATAACATAACATCATCTAGAAATTCTTTATCTATCTCTCATGCAGGTATTTGAGAAGATCCCGGCACTGCTCTATCTCTATGTGCACCATAACCAGCTAAAAGAAGTCCCTTCAGGCCTCCCAGCCAGTCTAGAGCAGCTCCGCCTCAGTAAGAATCGCATTTCCAAGATACCAACTGGTGCCTTCAGCAAAATGGGGAACCTGACTCTGCTCGACTTGTACCACAACCAGGTAAACCTCTGCATTCCAATGTACCTCGGGGGCATATTACTACACTTTGTCGTTCAG encodes the following:
- the LOC118105065 gene encoding prolargin; this translates as MKAGAGLFSALALFLLMGAVFTQRPRQRKPTRRPATSRKPSVLKPAVPAEPEPQEPTDFPPPILGPPSIYPDCPRECLCSPSYPNSLNCENRNIRVIPLIPSRSHYLYLQNNYISEVTAESFVNATEVRWVNLANNRIHRIDKQVFEKIPALLYLYVHHNQLKEVPSGLPASLEQLRLSKNRISKIPTGAFSKMGNLTLLDLYHNQLSDSGLGKNTFKDLKSLMQLNLAHNILKKMPNGVPSGLIQLFLDRNRIDDIPRDYFKGFTHLAFVRLNYNQLSDKGIPKSVFDISTLLDLQLAHNQLSSVPLINSHLEHLHLNHNSIESINGTLICPNGLQGDLNDHSHGPRLRYLRLDGNHLSPPIPLDVIMCFRHLYSIVI